The Acanthochromis polyacanthus isolate Apoly-LR-REF ecotype Palm Island chromosome 17, KAUST_Apoly_ChrSc, whole genome shotgun sequence genome has a window encoding:
- the slc7a3a gene encoding cationic amino acid transporter 3a, translated as MASMLSTLGKTLLRRRALDCSGEETRFARCLSTLDLIALGVGSTLGAGVYVLAGEVAREKAGPAIVLCFLIAALSSMLAGLCYAEFGARVPKTGSAYLYSYVTVGEIWAFITGWNLILSYVIGTASVARAWSSTFDSLVEQKISGFFKASMAMKVPGGVLAEYPDLFALILVLLLTGLLAFGVSESALVNKIFTGINLVVLGFVIISGFVKGDPANWNLTEEDYISYVNRSNTTKTLLVKEQFGVGGFAPFGLTGVLSGAATCFYAFVGFDCIATTSEEAKNPMRSIPVGIVASLLICFFAYFGVSAALTLMMPYYELNTQSPLPEAFSYVGWAPARYIVAVGSLCALSTSLLGSMFPMPRVIYAMAEDGLLFRILSKMNERTKTPLLATVASGIVAALMAFLFDLAALVDLMSIGTLLAYSLVAICVLILRYQPGTLSSSSQTEKLVELVEGEKVAVSGGDSGDEYGMEMDEKPLRETFTAKLLFCPSGKIPTQTSGNIVYATTAIISIFIIILCVILANCLDQLLSGHAGVMVPCIILTLLCGVCVIIIWRQPESKEALTFKVPLLPWLPLFSVFVNIYLMMQLDVGTWLRFTVWMIIGFAIYFFYGIKNSSEASRSSPRKYEPALQNKSPIYKGAPSDSDVEAGGSP; from the exons ATGGCCAGCATGCTGTCCACGCTTGGTAAAACCCTGCTTCGCCGCCGGGCATTAGACTGTTCCGGCGAAGAAACCCGCTTCGCCCGATGTTTGTCCACTCTGGACCTCATCGCCTTGGGAGTGGGCTCCACTCTGGGCGCCGGTGTCTACGTCCTCGCTGGCGAAGTGGCCCGAGAGAAGGCCGGACCCGCCATCGTACTCTGCTTCCTCATCGCCGCTCTGTCCTCCATGTTGGCCGGCCTGTGCTACGCCGAATTTGGCGCCCGTGTCCCCAAGACGGGCTCGGCGTACCTTTACAGCTACGTGACAGTCGGAGAAATCTGGGCCTTCATCACGGGATGGAACCTTATCCTCTCATATGTGATAG GTACGGCCAGCGTGGCGAGGGCTTGGAGCTCGACGTTCGACAGCCTGGTCGAACAAAAGATCTCCGGCTTCTTCAAAGCCTCCATGGCGATGAAAGTGCCAGGTGGGGTGCTGGCGGAGTATCCTGACCTGTTCGCACTCATCCTGGTCCTGCTGCTCACTG GACTTCTGGCCTTCGGCGTGAGCGAATCGGCGCTGGTCAACAAGATCTTCACGGGCATCAACCTAGTGGTGCTGGGATTCGTTATCATCTCTGGCTTTGTCAAAGGGGACCCAGCCAACTGGAACCTCACAGAAGAGGATTACATCAGCTATGTAAACCGCTCCAACACCACCAAGACTTTACT AGTGAAGGAACAATTTGGCGTGGGTGGCTTTGCTCCATTTGGCCTCACTGGAGTCCTGTCTGGTGCTGCCACCTGCTTCTATGCGTTCGTGGGCTTCGATTGCATCGCGACAACAA GCGAAGAAGCAAAGAATCCCATGCGTTCCATCCCTGTTGGCATCGTGGCCTCACTGCTCATCTGTTTCTTTGCCTACTTCGGcgtttctgctgctctgactcTGATGATGCCGTACTATGAGCTGAACACGCAGAGTCCGCTGCCCGAGGCCTTCAGCTACGTCGGCTGGGCTCCTGCCAGATACATCGTCGCTGTGGGTTCGCTCTGCGCTCTGTCCACCAG CCTCCTGGGCTCTATGTTCCCTATGCCCCGTGTTATTTACGCCATGGCTGAAGACGGGCTGCTGTTCCGTattctgtccaaaatgaacGAGCGCACTAAGACCCCTCTGCTGGCTACCGTTGCTTCTGGCATCGTTGCAG CTCTGATGGCCTTCCTGTTCGACCTGGCAGCTCTGGTCGACCTCATGTCCATAGGAACTCTGCTGGCGTACTCTTTGGTGGCCATCTGTGTCCTCATTCTCAG GTATCAGCCAGGAACTCTGAGTTCGTCCAGCCAGACGGAGAAGCTGGTGGAGCTGGTGGAAGGAGAGAAGGTGGCCGTAAGTGGAGGAGACAGCGGCGACGAATACGGCATGGAGATGGACGAGAAGCCGCTCCGAGAGACCTTCACCGCCAAGCTGCTCTTCTGTCCGAGTGGAAAAATCCCCACCCAGACCTCTGGGAACATCGTCTACGCTACCACTGCTATTATCT CCATTTTCATCATCATATTGTGCGTTATCCTGGCCAACTGTCTGGACCAACTGCTCAGCGGACACGCCGGCGTAATGGTACCCTGCATCATTTTGACTCTGCTCTGTGGCGTCTGCGTCATCATCATCTGGAGGCAGCCGGAGAGCAAAGAGGCTCTCACCTTCAAG GTCCCCCTGCTTCCCTGGTTGCCCCTGTTCAGCGTTTTCGTCAACATCTACCTCATGATGCAGCTGGACGTTGGGACGTGGTTGCGCTTCACCGTCTGGATGATCATCG GTTTTGCCATCTACTTCTTCTACGGCATTAAGAACAGCAGTGAAGCCAGCAGGTCATCCCCACGCAAATACGAGCCCGCACTGCAGAACAAGAGCCCGATTTACAAAGGCGCCCCCAGCGACAGCGACGTGGAAGCTGGCGGCAGCCCTTGA
- the LOC110970725 gene encoding ras-related protein Rab-39B-like: METIWLYQFRLIVIGDSTVGKSCLIRRFTEGRFAQVSDPTVGVDFFSRLVEIEPGKRIKLQIWDTAGQERFRSITRAYYRNSVGGLLLFDITNRRSFQNVHNWLEEAQSHVQPHSIVFLLVGHKCDLEAQRQVTQQEAEKLAGAFGMRYVETSARDAINVEKAFVDLTKEIFELVRNGDIKIQDGWEGVKSGFVPNTVHSSEEVTKGSRQCFC; the protein is encoded by the exons ATGGAGACGATATGGCTCTACCAGTTCCGTCTGATCGTCATCGGAGACTCTACGGTCGGCAAGTCGTGTCTGATCCGGAGGTTCACTGAGGGACGCTTCGCCCAGGTGTCCGACCCCACCGTGGGGGTGGACTTCTTCTCTCGCTTGGTGGAGATCGAGCCGGGGAAAAGGATCAAACTTCAGATCTGGGACACTGCAGGGCAGGAGAGGTTCAG GTCCATCACCAGAGCCTACTACCGTAACTCGGTGGGTGGCCTCCTGCTGTTCGACATCACAAACCGCCGCTCCTTCCAAAACGTCCACAACTGGCTGGAGGAGGCCCAGAGCCACGTCCAGCCGCACAGCATCGTCTTCCTGCTGGTCGGCCACAAGTGTGACCTGGAGGCCCAGCGTCAGGTGACCCAGCAGGAGGCCGAGAAGCTGGCGGGGGCCTTCGGGATGCGATATGTGGAGACGTCGGCACGAGATGCCATCAACGTGGAGAAG GCTTTCGTGGACCTGACGAAGGAAATCTTTGAGCTGGTACGGAACGGAGACATCAAGATCCAGGATGGCTGGGAGGGCGTCAAGAGCGGATTTGTTCCCAACACCGTCCACTCCTCTGAGGAGGTCACTAAGGGCAGCCGGCAGTGCTTCTGCTGA